The following DNA comes from Flavisolibacter ginsenosidimutans.
TTCACTTTTTGCAACAGTCCTTCCATTTAAAACCAAAAGAACTGAAACCGGAGTTTGAAAAGCTGCTGGCTGAACTGAAGGAGATTGAGAAAGATAAATTTGCCAGCCGAGCCTTTGCTTATCTTGATATCATCTCCTGGCTTGAAAGCAAGATTTACAACCTGAACGTGCAAGACGTTATCCGCTCGAAGTTTTTGGAAAGGAAAAAGCAAAAATCATTGTCCGTTTGAGTGTGTCGCAAAAACAAAGAGTCGGAGGTTCATCATCCTCTTGTTCTACACAGCATTTCCGTACTTCTTTCCGCATCTTTGCCGCATGACACGCGAAGAAAAATTTATGCAGGAAGCGATTGCGCTTTCAAAAAAAGGAATGGAAGCCGGCGAAGGCGGGCCCTTTGGCTGCGTTATCGTAAAAGACGATGAAATCATTGGCCGCGGAAACAACAAGGTTACATCGTTGAACGACCCCACCGCTCATGCCGAAGTCGTTGCCATTCGCGACGCCTGCAAAAGCCTGAACGCTTTTCAACTCGAGGATTGCGAAGTGTACACAAGTTGCGAACCTTGCCCCATGTGCCTCGGCGCCATTTACTGGGCAAGAGCAAAAAAAATTTACTTCGCCAACAACCGCCAGGACGCAGCCGCCATCGGCTTTGACGACACGATGATATATGAAGAAATGAACAAGCCTCTGAACGAAAGAAAAATCCCGATTACATCCATCGCCCGCGAAGAAGCCATCAAGGTTTTTGAAGAATGGAAAATAAAGGGCGACAAGACGCTTTATTAAACCGGTGCGGCATTTGCAAAGAAAGAGGCTATGGCAAAATTATTTGAACCCCTGCAGCTTGGCAATATAGAATTAAAGAACCGCATCGCCGTTTCGCCTACGTGCGAATACAGCAGCGTTGACGGCTTTGCAGCCGACTGGCATTTAGTACACTTGGGAAGCCGCGCCGTGGGTGGCGCTGGACTAATCATCGCCGAAGCAACGGCTGTTTCTCCGGAAGGCCGAATCACGCCGGATGACTTGGGTATCTGGAAAGACGAACACATTTCTTTTCTGCAACGCATCACAGCGTTTATTAAAGAACAAGGTTCGGTGCCGGGCATTCAACTCGCACATGCGGGACGAAAAGCCAGCCATCAATCGCCGTGGAAAGGCGGGCAACCGCTAACAAAAGAAGAAGGCGCGTGGCAAACGGTTGGCCCAAGTGCGAGCCCTTTCAAAGAAGGAACACCTGCGCCGGAAGCGTTAAGCAAAGAAGGCATCCGGAAAGTGATTGATGATTTTAAAGCGGCAACAACAAGGGCGTTGAAAGCGGGGTTTGAAGTGATCGAAATTCACGCGGCGCACGGTTATTTATTGCACCAGTTTTATTCGCCATTGAGTAATCTGCGCAGCGACGAATATGGCGGAAGTTTTGCAAACCGCATTCGCTTAACGTTGGAGATTGTTAACGCCGTAAAAAATCTTCTCCCGCAAAATTTTCCCTTGCTTGTGCGCATCTCCGCAACCGACTGGATTGATACCGGTTGGACGGTTGAGGATTCAGTTGAACTCTGCAAAGAATTAAAAAAGGCCGGTGTGCATTTGGTGGATTGTTCAAGCGGCGGCAACGCATTGGGTGCACGAATTCCGCTCGGCCCGATGTACCAAACATCTTTTGCCGCCCGCATAAAAAAAGAAGCCGGCATCATGACCGGCGCTGTCGGATTAATTACAACGGCTACTGAAGCCGAGAATATTCTTCAAAATAACGAAGCCGACTTGATATTGCTGGCGCGGCAGTTTTTACGCGATCCCTATTTCCCCTTGCACGCCGCGAAAGAATTGGGTGTTGATGCGGCCTGGCCCGTACAGTACCAGCGGGCAAAAAACTAAGTACGAAAGATATTCAGGTTGATTTGTCCTTGTTCTTTTTCTTCTTTCCAAAAATCTTGTCGAAGAAACGGCGGATGCCGCTTTTGCGTTCTTCTTTTTTTGCCGACGAATCAACCGGTTTTGCAATGGGCTTCGGTTCTTTTTTTACAACCGTATCATTAGGCGACATGTAAAGCGCCGCGGAGTAAATGAGTTTGTGATTGGCGTTGTCTTTCCAAACCGGTTGCGAAGGCGAATCAAGGTACACACTCTTGTCCATCAGCGATTGCACCACTGCCGGAATTTGCTTTTGCGTGATCCAGGTCTTTCCGTCGTTTCCCAGAAAAATATAATCCTTGTTGGCGCTGTCGAAATAAACGTTTGCCTTCGGGAAAAAATAATATTGCGGCGGCGGCAAAGCCGTGTGTGCGGAAACGCTGGTTCGCTCTGTTTTATCGTTGTTACAGGCAAAAAGCGCAAGACCAAATGTGATCATAAAAAGCGACCGCGTCATGCTTCTTTCTATTCAAGAAGCGTTCCAGCCTTTATTGAGGCTGGTTCGTCTGGTCGTTGATGTTTAGTTCGTTCAAGAGTTTGCGAGCCGTTGTATCGCCGCCGTTGGCAGCCTGTGTAAGAAAGAGGCGTGCTTTGGAAAAATTTTTATCAAACGTACAAGTTGTGTAGCCATTAATGCTTAATACAGCTTGGTTTTCTGCAAACATGTACAAGAAGCCAAGCGTTCGTTTGGCGGTAAGATTGCCCGCATCGCTTGCCTTGCGCAACAAGTTCATGGCATCATCGCAATTCAGCGCCGGATTTTTCCCCTGCAAAGCAAGATTGGCCGCACCGTACATTGCTTCCGGCACATTGAAGGGAAGAAGAAAATTGTAAATCGTCAATGCTTCGGCTGTTTGGTTATTACTTAAATACTGGTCGGCCTGCGATAACTGTGTTCTGATTTGCGCATCGGAAGGACGTGTATTGGCCGAATCTTTTTGTTGCTGCTGCCACTGCGCAGCGGTTACCAAATCCGCTTTCTTCAGCCAGCCTTTCGTCGTTTTGCCGTTCTTGTGAAACTCGGTGTACACAAAACCGTTGCGGTCATCGTAAGCCGTTATCCCGTCGCCTTTCTGCACCCAGGCACCGCGTTGCGTGGCTTCGTCGGGTTCGTTGTGAAAATAAGAAGCCGACACGTTCACCACGTAATCACCCATTGCAACCAAGGGCTTTTCCTGCTGTTGTTGCTGCGCTGTATCGTTGGCCGTTTTTGTAATCTCTGTTTCTTTTGGTGATGCCGAATTAAACAGCGCATAGGCCAAGCCACCGGCAACCAAAAACGTAAGCACAAAGGCAATAATCCAGGCTGTGCTTTTCTTCTTTGGTGCTTTGTAGTCGTCTTGCCCGGGATAGCGTTCAGCGCCTGCGGCATAAACGGGAGTGGCTTTCAGCCGCTGAAGTTCAGCATCCTTTGCTGTGAGTTGCTGTTGCAATTGTTGCTTTTCCTTCAACAGCTTTTCCGCCTGCGCTTGCCATGCTTCCGATTCGCCTCCGTCGAATTGTGAACGATAATTGGCCACGCTGTTGGCAACAATAAAATTGTGCAACTCGGTGCCGTTCGCAAATCGTTCTTCGGGTTTTTTGCGAAGGCAGCGATAGATCATGCCCAGCATCCACTCAGGCACCTGCATTTCTTTTTGTTTCTTTTCCGCATCCCAATTATCGGGAAGGTTTCTGCGGCGCAGTTCTTTTAAATCGGGCGGCTGTGTTTCCATGTGCGCCACCATCACCATGTTCCGCGCCGTTTCGCTGTTGTCGGCCAGCGGAAAAGGAACACGGCCCGCAAGCAGTTCAAAAAGAATAACGCCGAAGCCGTAAACATCGGTTTGAAAAAAGAGTTGACCGGCGCTTTGTTCGGGTGCCATAAACTCAATGGCACCGGCGTGACGCAAGGACGTGCGGCGTTGTTCGTCGCTCATGGCCGCAAGACCAAAATCCAATAAAATATAATTGCCGGTTTGCTTGTTAAACTTGACGTTGTTGCTTTTCATGTCGCCGTGCTTTACATCAAGGCGGTGACAGTGCGCCAGGGCATTTGACAATTGTTCGGCAAGTTTGACGACTTCTTTAATGGTGAAGACCGTATCGTGCGGCGGTTTCAGCAATTCCTCCAAATCCGGCCCTTCAATAAATTCCATTTCAATGAAGGGAAAGGAACCCGAATCGGTGATGCCGTAATTGAAGATTTTTACCACGTTCGGGTTGGGTTCTTCGTTTACCTTCTTCAGTTTTTTGACTTCGTTTTGAAAGGCAATGAAGTTTTTATCCTGCTCGCTTTCGCTGTGGATGGGCGTGGGCAAAAGTTTTACCGCGGTAATGATTTCACCGATGCGCTTTGCCTTGTACACCGAGCCTTGCCCGCCGGTTTTTAAGGCCCCCATGTTCTGAAGCCCTTCCGTGATGGTAAACACTTTTGCCATGAAGTAAAAATAAGAAGGCGCAAAGGATTGTGGGAAAGAAAACGTGAGTAAACAGGCGACCATACAAAATGTATAACGCGGTGGATTGTCCTAACGACAATACGAAATGTATAACGTTAAGTATTGGGTTTCCAGATAGCGAACTTTTTTGGAGGGCACAGACAATAGCATAAATTCACGTGTTGGCAGCAGGCTAACCACCCACAGTCGTCAAAATTTGAAAATGAAAACAAGCATACTATTATTGATTACGGCGATAACGGGATTATTTTCCTATGGACAAGGCAATAAATCAAAACCAGATACTATTGATATCGAAACTATAAATTCGGCAAGGAGATATGAGTATGTTGATTTTTCAGGTAAGCATCTAATCATACAAAACAGCTTATCAAGAGGCATAAAATACACTGACCCTAATGGGAAGAAAGTAAATAAAGTTTTGTTCTGGACTCGAATAACCAATGAAACAGAAAATCCATTAGAATTGAATTTAGACTTTCCTACAGAATATGAAGTTCCGTCTTTACCAGGTAAATACTTTAAAATATTGCTTCCACCTGATACAATGACACTTGATAAAGAACCATTGCCAGATTATGGTATAATTGATTTAAAGTCTTTTTTAGATAATAATATTCATAAGCCGTCCTCTTTAAAAAGAACGATTAACCCGAACGAATCAGGTGGCTTTTACGTTGCCATTCTCTATGACGAAGGCGTCGTTGGTCCATTTCGAACAGGACTAAGTATTAAGGGGCAAAATCTTGTTTATAAAGTTACACGATACGCCGGCAAACAAGGGGTTCTATTCGTTGACGAGAAAGAAATTAATTGTGGGCGCATTAATTTGAAAAATTTGGTGCGACAGAAATAAATGAAAGCCAGCGTACAACATCGGCTTTGTGCAAGTGGGGCATGACGTTGTTACTTCAGCTAAGTGCAAGCATCAGCTTCAGTTTCAACGTGACGAACAACATTCAGCAACAGAACAAACAATGAACTTTAATTTATAAATTGAGCAGCGGTTACGAGCAGACGGTATGCTAATTTCCCACCAGCACAAAGCCCTGTTCGTTAGCAAAAACCCTAAGCATTCCCAACTAAAACGGCTTCAAAGATTGTTTAATTCCCGCTGCCTGTTGTGTCCTTTTCTTTTTTTACTTCTTCTTTTTTTTCAACAGGCGCATCTTGTTTTTCATCTGCCGGAAGGGTCTTTTTCCGTACTGTATCGGCAGCTTTTCGAACAGCCGGATTCGCGTTATCGCTGCCAGTTACGACCGAATTTTCCTTCTGCTTTTCTTTTTCAATTGCCGCTTCTTTTGAAAGCAACTCCTCCGGCGTAATCTCCTTCCTTGCCGGCTTTTCCGCGCTGGCTTTCGGCAGGTGCGGCCGGCTTTCCTTTGCGGCACTCACGTTTACCGAACTGTCAACATAAGTGCTGTCCGCCGCTGTTGTAGAAACGGCGGCAGCGGTGCGGTGCTGAAAAAACAAGGAATAAATTGTTAGCAGCGTAAGAATTGTTGTGGCCACCATCAGGCTAACGAAAGCGCCTTTTGAAACGCCCCGCTTTGCCGGCTTTAACGGAAACGTTTCGCGGCCGTTGCTGCGCAAAACGTCCAGTTCCTGTGTTTGTTTGTAAAGGTTCGCTTCCAGTGCTTCGATAGTTTCCTCTTTTTGCTTTAGCTGTTTTTGCAATGTTTTTAATTCGTCCAGATAAGCCAGTGCCGCAAGGCTACTGCCTTCGTTTGTTCCAAATTGTGTGCTGTGCTGCACAATGGCTTCGTACAATTCTTCGCCGTTTTTAAAACGGTCTTCCGGATTTTTTTGCAGGCACTTGTCAACGATGGAAAGAAGCCAGGCCGGAACGTTCATTTCAGCGGCTCGCTTTTCTTCGTCCCAATCCTGCGGAAGATTGTCGTGGCGGAGCGAAAGTAATTCCGGCGGTGGTGCTTCCATGTGCGCCACCATCACTTTGTTGCGGGCCGTTTCGCTGTTGCCGTTTAACGGGAAAGGCACGCGGCCGGCCAGTAATTCGTACAATACGATGCCGTAACTGTATACATCCGTTTCAAAATACAAATGCCCTTCGTTTTGCTCCGGGGCCATAAACTCGATGGCGCCGGCATAACGCAAACTCGTTCGTCTTTCTTCATCGGAAAGTATGGCCAAACCAAAATCAATCAGCACATAATTACCGGTGTATTGATTGAACTTGACGTTGTTTGTTTTTACGTCGCCGTGCTTCACCCCTTGCTTGTGGCAATGCGCCAGCGCATAGGCCAGTTGCTCGGCAACCTGGATGGTTTGTTTGACGGAAAAAACGGAAGATTCTTTCAGCAAATCACAGAGATCAGGGCCGTCAACGAACTCCATTTCTATAAACGGAAAGCAACCCGTTTCGCTCACGCCGTAGCTCAAAATTTTCACTACGTGTGGATTGGGTTCCTCGTTTACGCGTTGCAACTTTTTTACTTCGTTGGCGAAGTCGCGGTAATGCGGATCGTCTTCGCTTTGCGAGACGATGGGTGTAGGTAACAGTTTTACGGCTGTAATGATTTCACCGGTACGTTTTCCTTTGTAAACCGAGCCTTGTCCCCCGGTTTTAACGGCGCCCATGTTCTCCAGCCCCTCGGTAATCGTGAACACTTTCGACATGCAAGAAACATAGCCAATTTACTGCCAAGTTTTGACCGCGGATGGCGCGGATTTAAAGGGATTGTCTGGATTTACAGCAGTCCTCTTTTCTATTCGCTTTGCTACACGCAAAAATCCGTGCTCATCTTTTTAAATCCCTGTCATCCGTGGTCTTTGTAGCTGAATTGAAGCAGGGCCGATTCACCCAGTACAATCTGGTCGCCTTCCTGCAAATGATGACCCACGCGAATGCTTTGCAAACGAATAATGTCGCCGTTAGTTGTTTGCACTTTTATTTTGTTGCGCGGGGGAATGCCGCCTTCATCCGCGTAAAGAAAAAACCCGCCGGCATCGCGGTTCCATGCAATGTGTGCGTGCTGGCGGCTGATGAACTTGTTGCTTTTGTTGTTGCTCTCCGACGGAAAAGCTATGTTGTTTTCGCGCATGAAACCTTCGGGAGTTTGCACACGCCTTTCACGACCGATGCAAACCTTACCGCCTTTGTCCGACAGCACATAAATTTCCTTTTCCGCTTCACCCGTCATCACCCGCAAATAAGCCGTCGTCAACGCCGTTAGCATTGGTTGCTTTTTGGTAGAAACGTGCAAAGCCACGGGCAAGTCTATTGCCTTTACGGCTTCGGCTGGCAGGGCTTCTACAAACAAAAATTCCAAAGTCCAATCGGCAGGAAGATCAATGGCGTAATCGTCGGCAATGCGCTGCACTTCTTCCTTTTTAAACTTGTCCGGATCGTCCACAAAAAGCGCCGCTTCGTACACGTGCCTTTCCTCTGCCGAAGGCGAAAGAAAAA
Coding sequences within:
- a CDS encoding nucleoside deaminase; amino-acid sequence: MTREEKFMQEAIALSKKGMEAGEGGPFGCVIVKDDEIIGRGNNKVTSLNDPTAHAEVVAIRDACKSLNAFQLEDCEVYTSCEPCPMCLGAIYWARAKKIYFANNRQDAAAIGFDDTMIYEEMNKPLNERKIPITSIAREEAIKVFEEWKIKGDKTLY
- a CDS encoding NADH:flavin oxidoreductase/NADH oxidase, producing MAKLFEPLQLGNIELKNRIAVSPTCEYSSVDGFAADWHLVHLGSRAVGGAGLIIAEATAVSPEGRITPDDLGIWKDEHISFLQRITAFIKEQGSVPGIQLAHAGRKASHQSPWKGGQPLTKEEGAWQTVGPSASPFKEGTPAPEALSKEGIRKVIDDFKAATTRALKAGFEVIEIHAAHGYLLHQFYSPLSNLRSDEYGGSFANRIRLTLEIVNAVKNLLPQNFPLLVRISATDWIDTGWTVEDSVELCKELKKAGVHLVDCSSGGNALGARIPLGPMYQTSFAARIKKEAGIMTGAVGLITTATEAENILQNNEADLILLARQFLRDPYFPLHAAKELGVDAAWPVQYQRAKN
- a CDS encoding protein kinase domain-containing protein, with product MVACLLTFSFPQSFAPSYFYFMAKVFTITEGLQNMGALKTGGQGSVYKAKRIGEIITAVKLLPTPIHSESEQDKNFIAFQNEVKKLKKVNEEPNPNVVKIFNYGITDSGSFPFIEMEFIEGPDLEELLKPPHDTVFTIKEVVKLAEQLSNALAHCHRLDVKHGDMKSNNVKFNKQTGNYILLDFGLAAMSDEQRRTSLRHAGAIEFMAPEQSAGQLFFQTDVYGFGVILFELLAGRVPFPLADNSETARNMVMVAHMETQPPDLKELRRRNLPDNWDAEKKQKEMQVPEWMLGMIYRCLRKKPEERFANGTELHNFIVANSVANYRSQFDGGESEAWQAQAEKLLKEKQQLQQQLTAKDAELQRLKATPVYAAGAERYPGQDDYKAPKKKSTAWIIAFVLTFLVAGGLAYALFNSASPKETEITKTANDTAQQQQQEKPLVAMGDYVVNVSASYFHNEPDEATQRGAWVQKGDGITAYDDRNGFVYTEFHKNGKTTKGWLKKADLVTAAQWQQQQKDSANTRPSDAQIRTQLSQADQYLSNNQTAEALTIYNFLLPFNVPEAMYGAANLALQGKNPALNCDDAMNLLRKASDAGNLTAKRTLGFLYMFAENQAVLSINGYTTCTFDKNFSKARLFLTQAANGGDTTARKLLNELNINDQTNQPQ
- a CDS encoding serine/threonine protein kinase, which produces MSKVFTITEGLENMGAVKTGGQGSVYKGKRTGEIITAVKLLPTPIVSQSEDDPHYRDFANEVKKLQRVNEEPNPHVVKILSYGVSETGCFPFIEMEFVDGPDLCDLLKESSVFSVKQTIQVAEQLAYALAHCHKQGVKHGDVKTNNVKFNQYTGNYVLIDFGLAILSDEERRTSLRYAGAIEFMAPEQNEGHLYFETDVYSYGIVLYELLAGRVPFPLNGNSETARNKVMVAHMEAPPPELLSLRHDNLPQDWDEEKRAAEMNVPAWLLSIVDKCLQKNPEDRFKNGEELYEAIVQHSTQFGTNEGSSLAALAYLDELKTLQKQLKQKEETIEALEANLYKQTQELDVLRSNGRETFPLKPAKRGVSKGAFVSLMVATTILTLLTIYSLFFQHRTAAAVSTTAADSTYVDSSVNVSAAKESRPHLPKASAEKPARKEITPEELLSKEAAIEKEKQKENSVVTGSDNANPAVRKAADTVRKKTLPADEKQDAPVEKKEEVKKEKDTTGSGN
- a CDS encoding FHA domain-containing protein, whose translation is MFDFFKKEESSPDVKALRQNLLLFIKDQLKRWEGGEGANLKGLQLFLSPSAEERHVYEAALFVDDPDKFKKEEVQRIADDYAIDLPADWTLEFLFVEALPAEAVKAIDLPVALHVSTKKQPMLTALTTAYLRVMTGEAEKEIYVLSDKGGKVCIGRERRVQTPEGFMRENNIAFPSESNNKSNKFISRQHAHIAWNRDAGGFFLYADEGGIPPRNKIKVQTTNGDIIRLQSIRVGHHLQEGDQIVLGESALLQFSYKDHG